A genomic region of Leptolyngbya sp. NIES-2104 contains the following coding sequences:
- the ppk1 gene encoding polyphosphate kinase 1 produces MRRRKPAPVETNLSDPQYFFNRELSWIEFNNRVLHEAFDPRTPLIERLKFLAIFSSNLDEYFMVRVAALKEQVEAKVSKLSPDGRTPQEQLTLINERLRPLVAKQHQHFEEALRPQFSSHGVYLLDYIDLNQEQRSYLHEYFESQVFPVLTPLAIDPGHPFPYISNLSLNLAVVIKDSVTDEELFARVKVPKVLPRFIQLPIDTQDLPTSIAKSRATVWAGVPLEQVIAHNLEALFPGMNIQEYHPFRITRNGDLDVEEDEAEDLLTAIEEELRKRRVGGSVVRLEINSSMPEQIRSMLIEEMEITPDDVYEIDGLLGLKDLFTFTDLPLPELKDPPWSPVTHPKLKRVTEVPVIEALTHDENFFAVVRRQDLLVHHPYQSFSRSVQRFIEEAAYDPNVLAIKMTLYRTSGDSPIVQALIAAAGNGIQVAVLVELKARFDEENNINWARKLENAGVHVVYGLVGLKTHTKLVLVVRREEGRIRRYVHVGTGNYNPKTARLYTDLGIFSCREELGADLTDLFNYLTGYSRQQSYRKLLVAPVNLRDRMLNFIEREIEHQRNGGQGRIVAKMNALVDPKLITALYEASQAGVQVDLIVRGICCLRPGVKEISENIRVISIVGRFLEHARIFYFDNGGEAEVYIGSADWMPRNLDRRVEAVVIVDDPNLSQDLQEILGIMLADNRHAWELQSDGKYVQRQPQGDQPEQSSQQIFMNMAQQPG; encoded by the coding sequence ATGCGACGACGGAAACCAGCACCCGTAGAAACAAATTTGAGCGATCCACAGTATTTTTTCAATCGTGAACTGAGTTGGATTGAGTTCAACAATCGAGTCCTACATGAAGCATTTGATCCGCGCACTCCCTTGATTGAGCGGCTGAAGTTTCTCGCCATTTTTAGCTCGAACCTGGATGAATACTTCATGGTGCGAGTGGCGGCTTTGAAAGAACAAGTCGAAGCCAAAGTCAGTAAACTCAGTCCAGATGGTCGAACTCCTCAAGAACAGTTGACTTTAATCAATGAGCGGTTACGTCCTTTAGTGGCAAAACAGCATCAACATTTTGAAGAGGCATTGCGTCCTCAGTTCTCATCTCATGGGGTTTATCTGCTCGACTATATTGATTTGAATCAAGAACAGCGATCGTATTTGCACGAGTATTTTGAATCTCAAGTGTTTCCGGTTCTGACTCCGTTAGCGATCGATCCTGGACATCCGTTTCCTTATATTTCTAATCTCAGTCTAAATTTGGCAGTCGTGATCAAAGATAGTGTCACCGACGAAGAACTATTCGCCCGCGTCAAAGTTCCGAAAGTTCTGCCCCGATTTATTCAATTGCCGATCGACACTCAGGATCTGCCAACTTCGATCGCGAAAAGTCGCGCTACCGTTTGGGCAGGCGTTCCCCTCGAACAAGTAATTGCCCATAATCTCGAAGCGCTATTTCCAGGAATGAACATTCAGGAGTATCACCCGTTCCGCATTACTCGCAATGGGGATCTCGATGTTGAAGAAGATGAAGCCGAGGATTTGTTAACTGCGATCGAAGAAGAACTCAGAAAGCGCCGAGTTGGCGGCTCTGTCGTGCGATTAGAAATTAATTCATCGATGCCGGAGCAGATTCGATCGATGTTGATCGAAGAAATGGAAATCACGCCCGATGATGTGTATGAAATAGATGGACTGTTGGGCTTGAAGGATTTATTCACCTTCACAGATTTACCGTTACCAGAATTGAAAGATCCGCCTTGGAGTCCGGTGACGCATCCGAAGCTGAAACGAGTTACGGAAGTTCCGGTGATCGAAGCGCTCACGCATGATGAAAACTTCTTCGCAGTAGTTCGCCGCCAAGATTTGTTAGTGCATCATCCTTATCAATCGTTTTCGCGCAGTGTACAGCGATTCATTGAGGAAGCGGCATATGATCCAAATGTTCTCGCGATTAAAATGACGCTGTATCGGACATCGGGAGATTCGCCGATCGTACAAGCGCTGATTGCTGCGGCAGGAAATGGAATTCAAGTAGCTGTATTAGTTGAGTTGAAAGCGCGATTCGATGAAGAGAATAATATCAATTGGGCGAGAAAGCTAGAAAATGCAGGGGTTCACGTTGTTTATGGCTTGGTCGGACTAAAAACACATACCAAATTAGTGTTAGTTGTGCGCCGTGAAGAAGGACGTATCCGAAGATATGTGCACGTTGGCACAGGTAACTATAATCCGAAGACGGCGCGACTTTATACCGATTTAGGAATCTTTAGCTGTCGAGAAGAGCTAGGGGCGGATTTAACCGATTTGTTCAACTATCTGACCGGATACTCACGGCAGCAGTCTTATCGGAAATTGCTCGTTGCTCCGGTGAATTTGCGCGATCGCATGTTGAACTTCATTGAGCGAGAGATCGAACATCAGCGCAACGGTGGACAAGGGCGGATTGTTGCCAAGATGAATGCACTCGTCGATCCAAAACTAATCACTGCACTCTACGAAGCTTCTCAAGCAGGGGTGCAAGTTGATTTGATTGTTCGGGGAATCTGCTGTCTGCGTCCTGGAGTGAAGGAGATCAGCGAAAACATTCGAGTGATTAGCATTGTGGGGCGCTTTCTTGAACATGCTCGGATCTTCTACTTTGATAACGGGGGAGAAGCGGAGGTTTATATCGGGAGTGCGGACTGGATGCCGCGAAATCTCGATCGACGAGTCGAAGCGGTGGTGATTGTCGATGATCCGAATCTGTCTCAAGACCTGCAAGAGATTCTAGGGATTATGCTGGCGGACAATCGGCACGCTTGGGAGCTACAGTCAGACGGCAAATATGTGCAGCGTCAGCCTCAAGGTGATCAGCCTGAACAGAGTTCGCAGCAGATTTTCATGAACATGGCACAGCAGCCGGGTTAA
- a CDS encoding RNA polymerase sigma factor RpoD/SigA, translated as MATKLPTDSFPIDAAVTEGDIDLSELESLEAEDLTPEGLAKSFKGKASEYLGLSDDSVGMFLREMARYPLLTQAQEIELAREIAKGGVAGERAKRKLVRANLRLVVSIAKKYLNRGVPFLDLIQEGAMGLMRAAEKFDYERGYKFSTYAYWWIRQGITRAIASQSRTVRLPVHMVEKLNQVRKVRQMLSQELGRKPTKQELAVALDMEEDKLEQVLDVSQRTLSLHAWVGRDEDTELMQLIEDADNVAPNDNLDHKLLIDRLNSVLDHLSDREREIIKLRFGLTDGQHYTLSEIGQLYDLSRERVRQIQAKAMRKLRHPRRQALLKDWM; from the coding sequence ATGGCAACTAAATTACCCACTGATTCCTTTCCGATCGATGCTGCTGTAACTGAAGGTGACATCGATCTTTCCGAACTCGAATCACTTGAAGCTGAGGATTTGACTCCCGAAGGTTTGGCAAAGTCATTTAAGGGAAAAGCGAGCGAGTACCTTGGACTATCAGATGATTCGGTTGGAATGTTCTTGAGGGAAATGGCAAGGTATCCGCTGCTCACTCAAGCGCAAGAGATTGAATTAGCGCGTGAGATTGCGAAAGGTGGAGTTGCTGGAGAACGTGCAAAACGAAAATTAGTTCGCGCAAATTTGCGATTAGTGGTGTCGATCGCGAAAAAGTATCTCAACAGAGGCGTACCTTTCTTAGATTTGATTCAAGAAGGTGCAATGGGTTTGATGAGAGCCGCTGAAAAGTTCGATTATGAGCGCGGCTATAAGTTCTCGACTTATGCTTACTGGTGGATTCGTCAAGGAATTACAAGAGCGATCGCGTCTCAGTCAAGAACGGTTCGGCTCCCGGTTCACATGGTTGAAAAGCTCAATCAAGTCCGAAAAGTGCGTCAAATGCTGTCTCAAGAACTCGGTCGCAAGCCGACGAAGCAAGAGTTAGCTGTAGCGCTCGACATGGAAGAGGATAAGTTAGAGCAGGTTCTAGATGTGAGTCAGCGAACGTTATCGCTTCATGCTTGGGTGGGACGCGATGAAGATACTGAACTGATGCAACTGATCGAAGATGCGGACAATGTTGCACCGAACGATAATTTGGATCATAAATTGCTGATCGATCGACTCAATTCGGTGTTGGATCATTTGAGCGATCGCGAGCGTGAAATTATCAAACTGAGATTTGGGTTAACGGATGGTCAGCACTATACTTTGAGCGAGATTGGTCAGCTTTATGATTTGTCGCGGGAACGAGTGCGGCAAATTCAGGCGAAAGCGATGAGAAAATTGCGTCATCCTCGTCGTCAGGCATTGCTGAAAGATTGGATGTAA
- a CDS encoding response regulator transcription factor, with the protein MLRVLIVDDHELTRFSLKLALQRQEGIELVGLASNGREAVEMADRHCPDVIVLDLQMPVMDGLSASMQIKSVHPQIKILAYSSLEDPQTEVMLQTAKVDAFCKKETAVQDLIAIVNQLGTEVDRRNC; encoded by the coding sequence GTGTTGCGTGTTTTAATCGTCGATGACCATGAACTGACCCGGTTCAGCCTGAAACTGGCGCTACAGCGTCAGGAAGGCATCGAGCTTGTGGGTCTCGCTTCCAACGGTCGTGAAGCTGTTGAAATGGCAGATCGTCATTGTCCAGATGTGATCGTTTTGGACTTACAGATGCCAGTGATGGATGGGCTGAGTGCTTCGATGCAAATCAAGAGCGTTCACCCACAGATCAAGATTTTGGCATATTCATCACTCGAAGATCCGCAGACTGAGGTGATGCTACAAACTGCGAAAGTGGATGCCTTTTGTAAGAAGGAAACTGCGGTTCAGGATCTAATCGCGATCGTCAATCAGCTTGGAACTGAAGTTGATCGTCGCAACTGCTAA
- a CDS encoding YkvA family protein: MNLPFYDWYRNLVRNPKYRWLIIAGTLLYLFSPIDLLPDVIPVIGQIDDTVILGLLVAEVSSMLMDRLKAQKGTTTTTVNGQPAEDAVEVEATTLK, from the coding sequence ATGAATCTTCCATTTTACGACTGGTATCGCAATCTCGTTCGCAACCCGAAATACCGCTGGTTGATTATTGCTGGAACATTACTTTATCTGTTTAGCCCGATCGATTTGTTACCGGATGTGATTCCGGTCATTGGACAGATTGATGATACGGTCATTCTGGGTCTGCTGGTGGCGGAAGTGTCTTCGATGCTGATGGATCGCTTAAAAGCTCAAAAGGGTACAACGACTACGACGGTGAATGGTCAGCCTGCTGAAGATGCAGTCGAGGTCGAAGCGACAACGCTCAAGTAG
- a CDS encoding glycosyltransferase family 4 protein, with amino-acid sequence MRILHLYAGNLFGGIETYLVTLAKTSLPQMQHEFALCFQGRLSSELQQAGAIVHNLGAVQIRHPWTVWKARSQLKALLQQKSFDVIIAHACWVQAIFGSVVKAQNLPLVFYAHNIVSGREWLERLAKRIVPDLVIANSNYTASTLNHLYPEVPSRTVYFPVLSSQCLDSTVVRQRIRSQFQTPADRVVIAQVSRLEECKGHRSLLVALSQLKSIPDWEMWLVGGPQRAQERTYLASLQKQLTELQLVDRVKFLGQRSDVSELLAAADLYCQPNRHAESFGISLIEALYAGLPIVTTAIGAAPEIVDQSCGCLVPAGDNSAIAQVLERLITDARERDRLSQGCLDRAISLCDPVQQLNKLYEILERSLFEKTPELSTF; translated from the coding sequence ATGAGAATTCTGCATCTGTATGCTGGAAATTTATTCGGAGGAATTGAGACGTATTTAGTGACGCTGGCAAAAACGAGCCTGCCACAGATGCAACATGAATTCGCACTTTGCTTTCAAGGGCGATTGTCTTCAGAACTTCAGCAAGCAGGCGCGATCGTACATAATCTCGGTGCAGTACAAATTCGCCATCCTTGGACAGTTTGGAAAGCGCGATCGCAACTCAAAGCACTGTTACAGCAAAAATCATTCGATGTTATTATTGCTCATGCTTGCTGGGTACAAGCCATTTTTGGATCAGTGGTGAAGGCTCAGAATTTGCCTTTAGTGTTTTATGCTCATAACATTGTTTCAGGTCGGGAATGGTTAGAGCGATTAGCAAAGCGAATTGTTCCTGATTTAGTCATAGCCAACAGTAACTATACTGCATCAACGCTGAACCATCTTTATCCAGAAGTTCCTAGTCGCACTGTTTATTTCCCGGTGCTGAGTTCGCAATGCTTAGATTCAACCGTTGTCCGGCAGCGGATACGATCGCAGTTCCAAACGCCCGCAGATCGAGTGGTAATCGCCCAAGTGAGCCGACTTGAAGAATGTAAAGGACATCGATCGTTGTTGGTGGCATTGAGTCAATTAAAATCGATTCCAGATTGGGAGATGTGGCTCGTAGGCGGTCCGCAACGTGCACAAGAGCGAACTTATCTCGCTTCGCTACAAAAGCAATTAACAGAATTGCAGCTTGTCGATCGTGTTAAATTTCTCGGTCAGCGTTCAGATGTGTCCGAACTACTCGCTGCCGCAGATTTGTACTGTCAGCCTAATCGTCATGCAGAGTCCTTCGGAATTTCATTGATCGAGGCGCTATATGCAGGATTACCGATCGTGACAACTGCGATCGGGGCGGCACCGGAGATTGTTGATCAGAGTTGTGGCTGTTTGGTGCCTGCGGGAGATAATTCTGCGATCGCGCAAGTGTTAGAGCGATTGATTACCGATGCGAGAGAACGCGATCGACTCTCTCAAGGGTGTCTCGATCGAGCAATTTCACTCTGTGATCCAGTGCAACAACTGAACAAGCTGTATGAGATTCTTGAGCGATCGCTGTTTGAAAAAACGCCTGAGCTATCAACTTTCTAA
- a CDS encoding glycosyltransferase, translated as MTRRDPDTPFRICHLSKYYPPQPGGIETHVRALATSQAALGAKVDVICVNACDEEGREAKRTATVEELDRNVRVIRLGRMGTLARFDVFGAFSEYFEAKGFGYDIAHLHAPNPAMALHWTLANSTVPLVVTHHSDIVKQRVLKHVVSPLLNHIYRRAARILIASPTYLAGSDFLRPYRNQAEVLPFGIDLSLYRQPSAAAIAYEKRLRSLYPGPIWLCVGRLVYYKALHIAISALRTVPGTLIIVGKGELADSLQKHAIEVGVSDRVVFKWQVSQDELIGAYRAATALWFPSNARSEAFGLVQVEAMASGCPVINAAIPNSGVTWVSRDGLEGFTVPINDSRALADAANRLLREPHLRGKFAIASQARALQFDQMLMAQESLRIYERVIYQKDVQPVLV; from the coding sequence GTGACCAGACGAGATCCCGATACACCCTTTCGTATCTGTCATTTGTCGAAGTATTATCCTCCTCAACCGGGAGGTATCGAAACACATGTCAGAGCATTAGCCACTTCGCAAGCTGCATTAGGCGCGAAGGTTGATGTGATTTGTGTAAATGCGTGTGATGAAGAAGGTAGAGAAGCAAAGCGGACAGCAACGGTTGAAGAACTCGATCGCAATGTGCGTGTGATTCGGTTAGGGCGCATGGGAACATTGGCGCGATTTGATGTGTTTGGAGCGTTTTCTGAGTATTTTGAAGCAAAGGGCTTTGGCTATGACATTGCACATTTACATGCCCCGAATCCTGCAATGGCGCTTCACTGGACACTGGCTAATTCTACGGTTCCATTAGTTGTCACACATCACAGCGACATTGTGAAGCAAAGAGTTCTCAAGCATGTCGTCAGTCCGTTGTTAAATCATATCTATCGTCGAGCGGCTCGAATCTTAATTGCAAGTCCGACTTATTTAGCGGGATCAGATTTTTTGCGTCCCTATCGAAATCAAGCAGAAGTGCTGCCGTTTGGGATTGATTTGTCTTTGTATCGGCAACCGAGTGCAGCGGCGATCGCTTATGAAAAACGATTACGATCGCTGTATCCGGGTCCAATCTGGCTCTGTGTCGGGCGGCTCGTTTACTATAAGGCTCTACACATTGCGATTTCAGCATTAAGAACGGTTCCAGGGACATTAATCATTGTGGGCAAAGGAGAATTGGCGGATTCGCTGCAAAAACATGCGATCGAGGTTGGAGTCAGCGATCGTGTGGTGTTCAAATGGCAAGTGAGTCAAGATGAACTGATTGGTGCCTATCGAGCTGCGACTGCTTTATGGTTTCCTTCAAATGCTCGGAGTGAAGCGTTTGGTTTAGTGCAAGTGGAAGCGATGGCAAGTGGATGTCCGGTGATTAATGCAGCGATTCCGAACAGTGGTGTGACTTGGGTGAGTCGCGATGGACTCGAAGGATTTACTGTTCCGATCAATGATTCAAGGGCATTAGCGGATGCAGCAAATCGATTGTTGCGTGAGCCTCATCTGCGGGGGAAATTTGCGATCGCATCTCAAGCACGAGCCTTACAGTTTGATCAAATGCTGATGGCTCAAGAAAGCTTACGGATCTATGAGCGTGTGATCTATCAGAAAGATGTGCAGCCTGTTTTAGTGTAG
- a CDS encoding polysaccharide biosynthesis/export family protein, with amino-acid sequence MTVQPTLVWAQTPMLPSRTLPLLQPQLSEAGTLPVDSSYKLGAGDLVRLDIFDVPELTLEPRYTVLLDGALNLPWVGGVSVQGLTLAQASERLREQYQKYVQNPVITVSLIAPRPLKIGIIGAVNRPGSYIVNTIGSEVTQASLSQRSTTESGSQWPTVSKAIQTAGGIAQLANIREIEVRRPQANGTTEKLKVDLWKYLQAGELAQDISLQDGDTIFVPTAIAIDPTQANQIAMSNLSPEQIQVNVVGEVMRPGGVGVRPNSTLMQAVLAAGGVTPGRGNKAKIELVRLLPDGRVDRREFKFDVTRGLDESSNPAIHQNDVIVVNRSNTAKVSDLLGSIVSPITGAFGLLRLLLGN; translated from the coding sequence ATGACTGTACAACCTACTCTAGTGTGGGCACAGACTCCGATGCTGCCCTCGCGTACTCTCCCCTTATTGCAACCGCAGCTATCAGAAGCAGGAACTTTACCTGTTGATAGTAGCTACAAGCTCGGTGCAGGGGATTTAGTCCGATTGGATATTTTTGATGTTCCAGAGTTAACGCTGGAGCCGCGATACACGGTGTTATTAGATGGTGCGCTGAATTTGCCCTGGGTGGGTGGAGTATCAGTGCAAGGATTGACGCTGGCGCAGGCTTCAGAGCGCTTGAGAGAACAATATCAGAAGTATGTGCAGAATCCGGTGATTACCGTCAGTCTGATTGCACCGCGTCCTTTGAAGATTGGCATTATTGGAGCGGTGAATCGTCCCGGATCTTACATTGTGAATACGATCGGGAGTGAAGTCACTCAGGCAAGTCTCAGCCAGCGGAGTACGACAGAAAGCGGAAGTCAGTGGCCCACCGTATCTAAAGCGATTCAAACCGCAGGCGGGATTGCACAGTTAGCCAACATTCGCGAAATTGAAGTCCGTCGCCCACAGGCAAATGGAACCACAGAAAAGCTTAAAGTTGATTTGTGGAAGTATTTGCAAGCGGGAGAACTCGCACAGGATATTTCGCTTCAGGATGGCGATACGATCTTCGTGCCGACTGCGATCGCGATTGATCCCACTCAAGCCAACCAAATCGCGATGAGCAATCTATCGCCAGAGCAGATTCAAGTCAATGTGGTGGGTGAAGTGATGCGTCCGGGCGGTGTGGGAGTGCGCCCCAATTCAACTTTAATGCAAGCTGTTCTAGCGGCAGGGGGCGTTACTCCAGGACGCGGCAACAAAGCGAAGATTGAACTCGTGCGATTGTTGCCGGATGGTCGAGTCGATCGACGAGAATTTAAGTTCGATGTAACCCGCGGATTAGATGAAAGCTCGAATCCTGCGATTCATCAAAACGATGTGATTGTCGTCAATCGCAGCAATACTGCAAAAGTGTCTGATTTACTTGGATCAATTGTGAGTCCGATTACAGGAGCATTTGGATTGTTGCGATTGTTGTTAGGTAATTAA
- a CDS encoding polysaccharide biosynthesis tyrosine autokinase, translated as MSNNPLSKLYQSELSQETGNSLQFLRFKGAEHRSELDLKKLWDVVRRRKIFVGTVALILFTATMAWSTTRKPVYMSTFRLLIEPTKSNAGQQLALPLNEQTVGTNYNTLIQVLRSAQILEPAFKTLQKQYPSLTFNQFLMNLSVTRLKETEIIEVSYLDNDANQGLSVSEKLSEAYLEYGEQLRSRNLQQGIKFVEKQLPNLYSRVNQIQSQLESFREQNQIVNPEDRAAYLIKMSGEIESQQKATQARLAESRALYATLRRQVGSSPEVAIASSALSESKTFQALREQLQQVETQISINTERLTPDAPPVQALIKRRDGVLAQMQREAKRTLSATGIQQAQGNLSGTLIELNRQLVTVSNEIQALEAKNQSLLGTAQQLQSSLTTIPALVRQNVDLQRELKVANDSLDRFLANRESLQIEAAQNTQPWQIIAAPAQRPAPVFPSIPQSAALGLLGSLFLGVLAGLLVDKLDDVLYSAEDLKHDSKFPLLSVIPFYKNLSEFSLPAMASLRNLPAASEGSTQSAQTFSIDLSEDAAIFREAFRTLNLSLSMANLQNPLQSIVVASALASDGKSTVALNMGLAAATMGQRVLIVDADLYRSKLHTYARVTNEQGLSQYLTSDISVHHLIQQSPIEQNVFVLTAGKPQMDASRLLSSNKMKKMMEELKEHYDLVIYDAPPVLGFSDSLILSGQTDGSVLVVGLGNTGRTALLESLRGLQMSGTPVLGIVANCLKPGTHLAHKYHEYVRRNYNSDVVETV; from the coding sequence ATGAGTAATAATCCCTTATCAAAATTGTATCAATCCGAGCTAAGTCAAGAGACGGGGAACTCCCTGCAATTTCTTAGGTTCAAAGGTGCAGAACATCGATCGGAGCTTGACCTGAAGAAACTGTGGGATGTGGTGCGACGGCGGAAAATATTTGTCGGCACAGTCGCGCTCATTTTGTTCACAGCAACGATGGCTTGGTCAACCACTCGTAAGCCTGTCTATATGAGTACGTTTCGGTTACTGATCGAACCGACCAAATCCAATGCGGGACAGCAACTCGCCCTACCCCTGAACGAACAAACAGTTGGCACAAATTACAACACCCTCATTCAAGTACTCAGAAGCGCTCAGATTCTAGAACCTGCGTTTAAGACACTGCAAAAACAGTATCCGTCTCTGACCTTTAATCAGTTTTTAATGAATCTCTCAGTGACGCGGCTGAAAGAAACTGAGATCATCGAGGTTAGCTATCTCGATAATGATGCAAATCAAGGCTTATCAGTGTCAGAAAAGCTGTCTGAAGCTTATCTGGAGTATGGTGAGCAACTGAGAAGCCGGAATTTACAGCAGGGCATTAAGTTTGTTGAGAAGCAGTTGCCGAATTTGTACAGTCGCGTTAATCAGATCCAGAGCCAGCTCGAATCGTTTCGAGAGCAGAATCAGATTGTGAACCCTGAAGATCGGGCTGCTTATTTGATCAAGATGAGCGGAGAAATCGAGTCGCAACAAAAAGCAACTCAGGCGAGATTAGCAGAATCAAGAGCACTCTACGCGACGCTTAGACGGCAAGTGGGAAGTAGTCCTGAAGTTGCGATCGCATCTTCTGCCCTAAGCGAATCCAAAACGTTTCAAGCCCTACGCGAACAGCTTCAGCAAGTAGAAACCCAAATTTCAATTAATACTGAGCGATTGACTCCTGATGCTCCTCCGGTTCAAGCCTTAATCAAACGCCGAGATGGGGTACTGGCTCAGATGCAGCGGGAAGCTAAACGCACGCTAAGCGCAACTGGAATTCAGCAAGCTCAGGGCAATTTAAGCGGCACCCTGATCGAACTCAATCGCCAGCTTGTAACCGTTAGCAATGAAATTCAAGCCTTAGAAGCAAAAAATCAATCCTTGCTTGGAACGGCGCAGCAACTTCAATCGAGTTTGACAACGATCCCCGCACTGGTACGTCAGAATGTGGACTTGCAGCGGGAATTGAAAGTCGCCAATGATAGTCTCGATCGCTTTCTCGCCAATCGCGAAAGTCTACAAATCGAAGCGGCTCAAAATACTCAACCCTGGCAAATTATCGCGGCTCCTGCTCAACGTCCTGCGCCTGTGTTCCCGTCGATTCCTCAGAGTGCGGCTTTAGGATTGCTCGGTAGCTTATTTCTCGGTGTTCTGGCTGGCTTGCTAGTCGATAAGCTCGATGATGTTCTGTACTCTGCTGAAGACTTGAAGCACGATAGCAAGTTTCCACTGTTGAGCGTGATTCCGTTCTACAAGAACTTGAGCGAATTTAGCTTACCCGCAATGGCATCGTTGCGGAACTTACCCGCTGCTTCCGAAGGTTCGACGCAATCCGCTCAAACGTTCTCGATCGACTTAAGCGAAGATGCAGCTATTTTCCGAGAAGCGTTTCGCACCTTGAATCTCAGCTTATCGATGGCAAATTTGCAGAATCCCCTTCAATCGATCGTGGTGGCTTCGGCACTGGCAAGCGATGGTAAATCGACCGTTGCGCTAAATATGGGATTAGCTGCGGCGACAATGGGACAGCGAGTTTTAATCGTTGATGCTGATTTATATCGCTCTAAGCTGCATACCTATGCCAGAGTCACCAACGAGCAAGGATTAAGCCAGTATTTGACTTCTGATATTTCCGTTCATCACCTGATCCAACAATCGCCGATCGAGCAAAATGTGTTTGTGCTAACGGCTGGAAAACCTCAAATGGATGCAAGTCGTTTGCTGTCTTCTAACAAGATGAAGAAAATGATGGAAGAACTAAAAGAACATTACGACTTGGTGATCTATGATGCGCCTCCGGTTCTGGGATTTTCTGATAGTTTGATTTTGTCAGGTCAAACCGATGGAAGTGTTCTCGTTGTTGGTTTAGGAAACACCGGACGAACTGCGCTGCTTGAATCCCTCCGAGGTTTGCAAATGTCAGGCACCCCGGTTCTGGGAATCGTCGCAAACTGCCTCAAACCTGGAACTCACCTAGCGCACAAGTACCATGAGTATGTGCGACGAAACTACAATTCGGACGTTGTGGAAACCGTGTAA
- a CDS encoding FkbM family methyltransferase has product MKLLGLLKPEYYYQPHKLLQRLQHRHLQTVDEWINVVLPWKMPIRVRAHEEHGRILTTLGVVDLPVTETLWRLTDPGECAVDVGANVGYMTALLAARVSGASTGKVYAFEAHPEIFSELEYNIQQWHDVQIEGCAIAVSNHLGKVTLAIDSAFATNRGLAAVISEKTVSDKSSQFSVKATTLDAHFSEVIHVLKVDVEGHELQVFQGAEQLLREKRIRDCVFEEHRAYPTPVTEFLEAHGYQIWRIDRQFWRPALVDPTTSVPRSNWLPTSFLATCDPERAQRRLQSTGWQCLTQERRQR; this is encoded by the coding sequence ATGAAACTATTGGGACTTCTCAAGCCTGAATACTACTATCAGCCTCACAAGCTACTCCAGAGATTGCAACATCGCCATCTTCAGACAGTAGACGAATGGATCAATGTTGTCCTTCCCTGGAAGATGCCGATTCGAGTTCGTGCTCACGAGGAACACGGTCGGATCTTAACAACTTTGGGAGTCGTTGATTTACCTGTGACTGAAACACTTTGGCGTTTGACTGACCCAGGTGAGTGTGCAGTTGATGTGGGTGCGAATGTTGGATATATGACAGCTTTGCTTGCGGCTCGTGTTTCTGGAGCTTCAACCGGGAAAGTTTATGCGTTTGAAGCTCATCCAGAAATTTTTTCAGAGCTTGAGTACAACATCCAACAATGGCATGATGTTCAAATTGAAGGGTGTGCGATCGCAGTATCTAACCATTTAGGTAAAGTTACACTCGCGATCGATTCTGCTTTTGCCACGAATCGAGGATTAGCGGCTGTTATTTCAGAGAAAACGGTTTCTGATAAATCTTCTCAGTTCTCGGTCAAAGCGACGACTTTAGATGCTCATTTTTCTGAAGTCATTCATGTGTTAAAAGTCGATGTTGAAGGACATGAACTTCAAGTGTTTCAGGGAGCGGAACAGCTTCTACGAGAAAAACGAATTCGAGATTGTGTGTTTGAAGAACATCGAGCTTATCCGACACCTGTAACGGAATTTCTCGAAGCTCATGGCTATCAGATTTGGCGCATCGATCGACAATTTTGGCGACCTGCTTTAGTTGATCCTACTACTTCAGTTCCCCGGAGCAACTGGCTCCCGACAAGCTTTTTAGCAACTTGCGATCCAGAACGCGCTCAGCGACGTTTACAAAGTACGGGATGGCAGTGTTTAACACAAGAAAGGAGGCAGCGTTAA